The Manis pentadactyla isolate mManPen7 chromosome 12, mManPen7.hap1, whole genome shotgun sequence genome contains the following window.
GACACAGTGCCTCCCAGGTGAGCTGCTGTCCCTCCCTCAGTGGGTCCCAGCCCACCGGGCGTGCAGCCCCTCCCTGACATCCCTATTCTGCCCCACAGTGGCCCTCTTCTCCCTGGTGGGCTTCACCCAGATGACCATCTGGGCCAAAGGCAAGCACCGCAGCTACCTGAAGGAGTTCCGCGACTACCCGCCCCTGCGTATGCCCATCATCCCCTTCCTGCTCTGAGCTGCTCACCCTGGCCTGGGCTTGGCCAAGCTGGGCACTCGTTCCCCCACTCCTGTGGCATTCTCGGGGAGTGGGGGCCACCTTCTCCAGCGCCTGGAATAAAACCTGCCTGCCCCCGCTGGACCCGGAGCCGGGCTGTGTGGTTCTTTGGGGTTTTAGGGAGCGGCACACCACAGAAGAGGCTGCTCAGGCTGAGGCCTGCGGGCTTTTATTTCTCGACTGGTCCAGTGGTCGGCAGGCCCACTACAGGGCCACCTCAGGGGCCACCTCGCCGGGCCCCTGACCCCTTGCCATGTCCGCCTCCTTCTGCTCCCGCCTCTTCTTCCGCTGGAGCAGCCGCCGCTCGCGCTCAAACTCCTTCATGCGCTTCACGTAGCTGTGGGCGGAGGATGAGAGGGGCGTCAGGCTCTCGGGCCAGGCCCTTCCTGAGAAGCCGAGGACTGGGGCTGAGCAGGAATCCCGGAGCAGGCTCGGGCGGGGGCTAGGTGGGGGAATTCAGGGGGCTTCAGTCTGGGCTTGTCCCAAGCAGTGAGAATGGTGGGGCCCATCCTCCCGCCTAGACCTGGCTTGGCCACTCCTCCAGGTGGCCTTAAAGGCACCTGCCCCACCCAACAGCCCCTTGAGATTCCTCTTCTGAGCTGGGGCCTGCTAGGACCTCGGTGTCCTTTCTGTCTTTTGCCTGCAGCCAGGTCCTGctggggcggggaggggcggggctcACTCCAGGTGCTCGCAGTAGTCCCAGTCGTGCTGCTCATGCTTGCAGGCCAGGAAGTTGGGGAAGCTGTCGCGCTTGCACTTGAGCAGCCGGATGAGGTAGTGGGCGCAGTAGTCCCGCTGCTGGAGTACCAGCTGTGCGTCATTCATCTGCTGCTGCGTGGCCACCATCTCTGCGGGCAGTGGGCGGGCTCAGCCAAGCCTGGCTGGAGAGGGTCTACCTGCCAGGGTTCCCTCATCACACCTGATTCCCGGGAGCCCCCACTGATGACCTGACAGCTGGATTAGGGCAGATATCTGACAGACGGGAGTGCCCTTTTCTGGTGCGCAGAGGCAAGCCTGGACACAGGCCTGGACAGGGGCAGAGTCCCTCTCTCCCCATCACCCCTGGTCACCTCCACCTCTGTACTGGACCCCGCTTCTCCTCCCCTTGGGAAGACAATCCCACTGTGCAGAGCCCCTGCTCAAACACCACTTTCTCTCAGGCTCCCTTGTGTGGGGCGCAACCCAGCATGGGGGCTGGGCCTCTCAGTGTGCCTGggtccctgccccacccctcagCGGGCAGCGTGGCCTCTCTAAGCTACAGGTAAAGTGCATAGGTGTATGCCGCTGGTCCTGGTGCCACACCCACCCAGCAAACCTGACCTAGGATGAAACCAACTTTTGGGAGGCAGACCTGAGGCCATTAGAAACCAAGGGCACGCATTCCAGGCCGCGCCCGGAGATCCTGTGCTCTTCCCCCACCTCTGCCCTTGGTGCAGTCCGCCAGCACTCGGCCTGGCACCAGCGCCCAGAACCAGATTTCCCGTGTCCTCAGGGACGCTCTCCTTACCTCGATGTCTTTCTTGGTCTCAGCTCTTTCCCGTCAGCATCAAAAAGTGTCCACGACTCACCTTCTATCCTTCCCTGGTTGGCTTCTCCCCTCTGCTTCCCAACCacatttctctgtctcttgggCCCAggcccccacctcctgccccttTATCTCTGCTCTCATCTAACTTCCCAAATATTAAGTGCTGGCTTCCTGTGATTCTTGCTAAGAGCACCCTGTGCGCCCTAATCCGGGTCTTCCCCTGCCACTCCTTGGTCCCCCGCCCTCACCTCACCTGAGCCGCAGGCAGTGTGCATCCACCTATAGCCCCTACTGCTTTCCATGGTGGGGGCTCGGCACCTGGTGCTCGGGCATAATCAGTGAGCAGACAGGATCTGTGCAGCACCTGCTGTATGTTAGGTGTTGGGGATGCAGCAGGGAACATGCCAGACAAGGATCCCTGTCCTTTGGAGGGAGACAGAACAGCACCAGAATGAAGAGAATGTCCAGCAGTGCTCAGGattagggagaaaaataaagcaaggcaGAGAGACAAGCAGTGTTGGGAGATGGGTCACACTTGAGCTGGAGGGGGTCCCTCAGCAGGGGGCATCTGAAGGTGAGGGAGTGGGATGAGCGTCCTGGCACAGAAGAGTAGGTGCAGATGTCTGGGGGTTAGAGAACAGGAGCTGGGATGCCCCAGGGATTTTGTCCTGGGCATGTGGTCAGAGCTGGAGGGAGGCACTGGCCTGGTGGGGAGGTCAGGAGCTCTGTTTTGGAGCTGCTGAGTGTGAGGCGCCTGTTAACATGTGGAGATGCCAAGCAGGCAGTGGGGTCCATGAGTCTGGGGTTCAGGGTTGAGGCCCAGCTGGAGATAAAAACTTGGGTGCATTGGCACACAGAGGGCGGGGGTGGTGGGAATGGAGGCAGAGGCCCAAGCAGTGACAAGATGGAGAGAGGGGGAAGAATCAGTGAAGGAGCATCAGTGAGGTGGTGGGCCTGAGGGGTCCTGGGAGCCGGTGACGGGGTACGTCCAAGAAGCGCAGCAATGAGCGGAGCTGGAGACTGCTGCAGTGGGGTTAGTCAGGACTGAGAACTCACAACAGGGTTTACTGACAGAAGGGGTGGGAGGGAAGCTTGACAAAAGCCCTTTCAGTGGAGTGGTGGGAGATAGCTGGAGGGGGAGATGGGGCCAGAGgggattttaaaacagaaataccactgTATTTGCATGTTGATGGAATTCACTGCACAAGGCAGTGCCACACGGGTGTCTAGCAGCACATGGCAGATAGGTGCCAAAGAGAGCTGGGTTTAAAGGGTTTTGGTTGAGCCAAGCAAGAGAGGCAGGGGACGGGTGGGGTGTTTGCAAACGCAGGGATTGTGGGCAAAGCAGGGTGTAAGAAGCAGTGGTAAAGACTGACGTGATAAGGGGGTGGGCGGACTGATGGGCTGCAGGTTCACCTGCGGCTGAAGGACTTGGGAGGCGGACTCCCGCACTGTCCCAGGTCTTTCAAGTCCAGACCTCTGCACACCAACCCCCTGCAACTTAGAGATCTCCACGTCTCCAAGTCCTCACCCACCCAGCAGTCAGCGCTACCTCTTGACAAATCAACTGTGATCGCATTCCTCTGCTTAGAAGCACTGCTGTACCCTCTCCTTGGTCTCCCTTTCATCACTCCTACTTACACCCCCGAGGTCTCTTCCAGCCACCGCCTCCTGGAAGCCTGCCCTGCTGCTCCCAGGTGCAGCCCCTAAGATCGACCTGGTTGGGCTGTCTCCCCCACAGTGCTTGCTGTATCTGCGGTGCCCAGCTTGGGACTTGGCCCAGGTTGGCGCTCGATAGATTTGTGACCTTGCTACATAAAAAAAGCCAATGAGCAAGACAGTAGGTGCGGTGTGAGccccttttgttttcttgtgcATTCCTAAAAGCAGCAGTGACATCTGGACAGAGGTACAATGAACACGTCCATTTCGTGtaaacaccccccaccccacggCTCCCCACTGACTCTAGGACTTGGTCCAGCTTCCAGCGGCTCATTAACCCCATACGACCACTCTCTCTGGCCCCACTGCCAAACGCCTACACACTCAAGCAGTGTCACGCGTGTCCTCTGGGCTCCTCCAGGCCGAGGTCGGGCTgagcccaggctcagtgctggaGGCTGGAGTCCAGTCCTGAGGAGCCTGCGTTTGAGGGTTCCAGCATCCGCGCCCCACTCCCGCCGGCCGCGCCTGCGCACTAGGCCTTACCGCGCTCCTTGCGCTCCGGAAAGCCGAAGTCGGGAGGGTTGGTGGGCATTCGCAGGGGGTCGGGCTCCACCGACGCATCGCCCAGGTAGCGCCGGCCTAGGTGCGCCCCCATGGCCGCTGTCACAGCAGGTTCCTGCGGCAGCCGGGGTCACCTCGTTCCTACTCGGAAGCATTCCCCCATCGCCAATCACGACTTCCGGGTCGCGCAGGCTGCAGCGAGGATCATTGAGATGAACGACTCCACGGGACTTCCGGTCTCTCTGGCGTCACCTGGCCGATGGGCGGAGACAGCGCAGGCGCAGCGGAAGACTGAAGCGGGGTCTTCCTGCCTCTGGACATCTAGGGGGAACAGGCGGGCCGGGGCCCTTCCCCAGCCGGGTCCCTTCCCCAGCCTTTCCTGGGCGACCCTGGTCTCCCGAAGCTGGAGCAcaagtgaaaattatttttcataccatattaaaaaaaatactctttttcttctaagatttcgAATTTGTCTTAAAATAACCCTTCCCAGTACCGATGGTATGATTAGTGAATATCAAAAAGTTTGAATacaattacttaaaatattttaattgatgaaatttaatttatataaacaagtaaagttatttataaataaaacagtgtaaagttgaaatttaaaataaatcctaTTTCATGTTTTTGTGAAAATGAAACAAGGTGCAATCTTAGTATTCCTCTAATGGCCACTGCAAAGAATTGACATAAGTATCAAACCTGTTACATTAAGGCTTACatatatgcaaatttaaaagTATGATACATTGTTTAATACTGCCAAATACTTCTTGGCCTCAGTGCACAATTGTAACAAATGCTGTGCTGATTAGTTACTCTCTCTGGGAGAAACCCTCCAATGGGTGCTTGGTGGTGTTTGGTGCACTTGTCAAAAATGAAATCAGATCTTTCATTCCTAGGTTGAAATCCTCCTGTGGCTCCTCATTTTATGTGGAGTAAAAGCTGGACCCAGCTTGAAAGTGATTCAGAAGGTCTGGTGTGGGGctccagaatctgcatttctaaccagttCCCAGGTGATAGTGATGTGGCTGGTCTGGGAACTACCTTTGGAAGAGTTGTTCAGCTAGATTTTCACGTGCTGACACAGAGAAGTGGCCATGATATATTTTCAAGTGGAAAAAGCAAGCTTTAGAGAGTAGACTAATGGTGATCAAGACTTCCTTTCCAAGGTGACTTGTGACCTGTCCCCAGATCATGGCATGGATTTGTGAATGAACTCCTGGAGTTGTGCAATGTGCAACCTGCACAGCTGTACCAGGAAACCCAGCCTTGTCCTGGGTGTCTCTcttccctgtccctttctctgtgCTTCACCTGCAAACCCAGAGGTCAGAAGTGGGAGGAGACCCAGGGAAGCAAATCATGGTCCCAGATCACTCTCCCTGTATGACCTTGGGGAGTGACTTCCCCTCTCAGAGACTCCAtttacccatctgtaaaatgggattggTCATACCTAGTGCATTTGATATGCAtttgacttatttatcttatttacTGTTGGTCTCTCCTCTCAAATGTCATGTTCCCGTGGAGCAGGGAATTTTCTGTCTTGTTCGTGGCTGTATTCCTGCACCTAGAATGGAtctagcacacagtaagtgcttagtaaatattagtcaaatcaacaaatgaataaatgaatagggAGTTTTGGAGGAGTCAGATGGTGGCAGGGAAAGCACTCACTGCCTGTTACCTAGTAGGTGTCTAATACATGCTGTTATTATTACTCTCGTCTGGGTCACACTCTTCAACTAGAAGGCCAAGCAGATGGGGCTCCTGGGACCAGTCACTTCACTAGCGATTGGAAGGGGTCCAAGCCAGGGAAGATGACTCTGGGTGGGAGGGGGTATGGTCCATTGTGTTCTGAGGTCCCCACACTCAGATGTTTCAAGCTGGCCCATCCATACTCAGAGCTGGGATGTTGAAGAGATGATATTAGGATGAGGGTGG
Protein-coding sequences here:
- the NDUFB7 gene encoding NADH dehydrogenase [ubiquinone] 1 beta subcomplex subunit 7; protein product: MGAHLGRRYLGDASVEPDPLRMPTNPPDFGFPERKEREMVATQQQMNDAQLVLQQRDYCAHYLIRLLKCKRDSFPNFLACKHEQHDWDYCEHLDYVKRMKEFERERRLLQRKKRREQKEADMARGQGPGEVAPEVAL